The DNA region TTTTTTTTGTATGCGTTCTTAAAAGTTGATATTGACGAAAATTAATAGGAAATTTTCTCATCGCTAAACCAGCATGCACAATGAAAATAATCAAAACACAGGCTGCAAGAAATGAAGTGATGTAACTCATAATAGGGTTATCATAAACAAATTTTAACTCTAGAAAATGGACAACAGAGTTAAAAAAATCTTCGCTCACCAAAATTGTAGATACAAAAAGCATATGTAGCCACATAAAAAGTCCCAAAAAAAGCCCTGAAGCGCTTTGGATAAAGTCAAGTCTCGCAGGCATTTTGCTTTTTTTGCCCTCAATGCTCTTACCCAAATAACCTTCGATAAGATCACTCATCTTTTCTCCTTAGAATAAATTTAAAAACTATTAATTATAATTTTATTAGCCTTTAAGATACATTAAATTTTTTTTAAAAAAAAGATAAAAAAGCAAAGCAGCCGCAAACATTATTAAACTTAAAATTTGTCCCATACTTAGTCCAAAAACAACGAAGCCGATCCCAAAATCAGGCTCTCTATAAAACTCGCACACAAAACGCGCCAAAGAATAAGCTCCAGCATAAATAATAATAAGCTCTCCCTCAAATTTTTGTCTCAATTTAAACAAATAAACAACAATAAAAACAACAACGCCTTCCAAAAATGCTTCGTAAAGCTGAGAAGGGTGTCTTAATAAGCCATCAACATAAATTCCCCAAGCTACATCACTAACGCGTCCAAAAAGCTCTTGATTGAGGAAATTTCCTACACGACCAAAAACATAAGCCAAAGGAACACTTAAAGCCACGACATCAAGATAAAGCCAAAGTCTTTGTTTATATTTCTTACAAAAAAGAAAGGTTGCTAACAAAAATCCCATAATAGCACCATGATAGCTCATACCACGAATACCTACAAATTCGCCATTTATATCAAAGGGATTAAAAATTTGCCAAGGATGCGTAAGATAATAAAGAGTATGGGAATCATAAATCAAAATATAGCCAAGTCTAGCACCCAAAATTACGCCAAGTTCAACCCAAATAAAATAATTATCCAAATGTTTATTATCTATATCTAAATTGAATTTCTTAACAAAAAATTTCGCCAAATATAAGGCTAAAAGTAAGGCTATTACATACATAATGCCATACCAATGCACCTTAAAACCAAAAAACTCAAAGGCTACAACATCAAAATTTGCATAAATATTTTGCCAAAATTTCATTTTAAATCCAAATTTTTTAAGGAAAATATAGCAAAAAAACTTTAACTTGTTATAATTGCATTTAAAAAAATAAAAGGTTAAATAATGAAAAAAGCTTTTTTACTTAGCACAGCCTTATTCTTTGCAGCTTGCTCAAATACAAGCTCAAATTTCGTCCATGTTTCTATGCCCAATTTCAAGCCCCAAACTCCCACTCAAATTCAAGCTATAAATTCTGGCATTAAAATCGCTTTAGAGCCTTTAGTTTTAGAGCAAAATAATAATTATTCGGATAATTTTGAAAATTCTGTGCTTAAAATTCGCATCGATAAAGAAAATGAGCTTTTAAAACAAAATTTAGAAGAGCAAATCAAAACAATCGCAAAACTTAAAGGCTATGAATTAGATAATACAAATCCCGATTACAAACTTAAAGGTATAATTAAAATTTTCATCGATGAAAAAGAAATTCAAAAAACAAGCGAATGGCTTAGTGGAGATTCTATAGACTCAAAACTTGGTTTAAAATTTGAAGGGAAAATCGAATTTGTCGATGCTTATAATCCACAAAATAAAACTAAAATCTCAAGCGATACTAAACTTGATTCTTTTATCGATTTAACCTATCCTATTAAAAGTAGTGATGGTGTGGGTATGTTTAAAACGACACTTAGTAATGTCCCAACCCAACTTAACAAAGGCTTAGAGCGTCCAGCTTTTGAAATAGACAAAGCCTATTTAGCTTTTTACAAAAACACTCTAAATTCTCTTCACGCAAATCTTCCAAAAGCTCTAGATTTGGGCAAAAGTGAGCCGCAAAATACTAAAGAATATAATGAATTTATAAATGAAGGCTTTAGCGAAGAAAATCCTACTCAGCAAAGGCATAAGAAAGAAAGCCAAATGCAAGAAACTCCAACAAATAACGAAGAAAATGGGGTGATTATCTTTGAATAATCTTTTATCTAAGATAATAAGCGATTTGCTCTTTCTTTAAAATGCGTATAAGATTACTCGTTCCCTCCACACCCGTTGGAAAACCAGCGCTTAAAATATAGCATTTATCTTCACTCATAAAGCCTCTTTCTACGCTAGATCTTACAGCATCTTTGAGCAATTTTGTTAATTCATCACTTTTATTAACTAAAATAGCAGGATTAACTCCCCAAACTATACTAAGAAAATTAAGCGTTTTTTCACTATGTGCTATGGCTATAATCTCTATATCAGGACGATAGCGAGCAATTTTAATGGCGGATTTACCGCTACTTGTGAGAGCGAAAATGGCATCCGCATTTAAATCTGCCGCTAAATGAGTGCTTGATTGCATGATTTTATCCGTATCATCTAAATAATCAAAACGATTAAATTTATTGTAAGGATAATTTTTCTCCACTTCCACTATGGTCTTACACATCACATCAACGGCATTAGCAGGGTCTATCCCTACGGCACTTTCTTCGCTTAACATTACCGCATCCGTTCCATCTAATACAGCATTTGCCACATCTGAAATTTCGGCTCTTGTCGCAGTTTTAGCCTTGGCAAGAGAAAAAAGCATTTGCGTCGCTGTAATAACAGGCTTTGAAGCATTGTTTGCCTTTTGAATAATGCTTTTTTGTATATTTGGAACCTTATAATAAGGCACTTCAATACCCAAATCTCCACGAGCTACCATTATGCCATCACTTGAAGCGATAATTTCATCAATATTTTCCACCGCATCAAATTTCTCAATCTTAGCAAAAATAGCAATCTTCGCTCCATTTTGTGCCAAAATTTCCCTCACCTCATCAATATCGTGAGCGTTTTGCACGAAAGAAATGGCAAGAAAATCAACACCATTTTCAATACCCCAAAGCAAATCTCGCTTATCCTTTTGCGTAATCACATCGATATTAATACGCGTATTTGGAAAATTAATGCCCTTGTTAGAATTTAAAAAGCCATCATTTTCTACCACACTTTGGATAAAATTTTCATTAACGCTCACTATTTTTGCACGAATGCTACCATCATAAAGATAGACATATTCCCCTATTTTTAGCATATTTAAAATATCGCTTTGATTAATGCTTAATTTATAATGTGCCCCATCAACCCTTTCTCCAAGAATTTTACTACGGTAAAAATCTAATCTATCACCCTTTTTAAGATCGAAAGGCTCTTTAAGCTCACCTGTGCGAATTTTAGGACCACTAATATCTTGAAGTATCCCTATTCTTACATTTAGCTCACTTGCTACCTTACGAATTTTTTCTAAATTTTGCTTATGATACTCGTGAGTTCCGTGAGAAAAATTTAATCTAAAAACATTAACGCCATTAATGATCATTTGGCGTAAAACTTCCTCACTTTCACTAGCTGGACCAACTGTGGCAACTATTTTAGTTTTTTTAAGCATTTTTACCTCACAATAATTCTGTGCTAAATTTATCCTCATCAAATTTAGCACCCAAATAATCACAAACCATTTTTGCATCTCTTTCGGCATTGCCAAGACAGCTTGTAGCACCCGGACTTGGTGTCATATTGAAAATAATACCATCAACCTCATTAATGCTGGCTTCACCTAGCATAAGCTCTCTTTTTGTTTTATCAATCACTTGCGGACGCACCCCACCAAAACCCTTAGCATAATAAATATCATCAGCCTTTAAGCTTGGGACAATCTTTCTAGCATTTCTAACAAATAAGTTTTTATTAATAAAAGGCAATTCATATAAATAATTATAGAGAATATAATTTCGAATCGTAGCATCTTTAAACATGCCTAAACTCACACTTAATACAACCCTATCAAGCTTCAAAGCCTCAAAAAATTCTGGCACAGATTTCAAGCCTTTATAACGCTCAAGCTTAGGAATTACTAAAGCTGTTGGACCAAAACGCGTATTCATATCTGCCATTAAATCAGGATCTCCGTGAAGTGCTGCAAATGGGAGTTTAGGATTTTGCACCATATAAACTTTGCCATTTAAAAGTTTTTGTTTTGTAAGATAAAAACTTCCTGCCACAGGCCAACAAGATTTATCAAGCCCCAAGCCCATTTTGTGTGCGAGATACAAAGAATGTGCGCCAGCATTTACCACAACAGCCTTAGCCTTATACTCTTTAAAATTTGCAGTCCTTATAGTAAAACCCCCATTTTCTTTAGAAATATGCACAACCTCCTCATTAAAAGCTACCAAAGTGTTTTTACCCTGCTTTTGTCCTTCTTCAATCAAACTTTCACTCATCTTAGCAAAATCAACGGTCGTAAAAACTTCCCCCGCTTCAACACCCATAGCGACAATATTTTCCCTCCTATCGCTTACGCCGTCCTCCCCAAGTGCGACCTTAGGTTCTATCTGTTTAATTTTATTTTTATCAAAAAATTTAATATAAGGGTAAAGTTCTTTAAATTCCTCATAGCGACCCTTCATATACTCACATTCTGTATCATCTACAGCTAAAGCCATTTTTTGATGAGAAAACATAAACTTGTTTTGTGCATTTTGTAAAAGTCCATATTTAACTATCATATCGGCAGTGCGTTTGACTTTTTGTGCCTTTTCCAAAGTGTAGTTTGTCTCTATATCGCCACAATGTATAGTTTGTGAATTACTTGTGCTTTTGCTGTTTATAGTTGCTGGAGCGTGATATTTTTCTATTAAAGCGATATTTTTAATATCTGTATATCTAGAAAGCTCATAAAATAAAGCTGCTCCAGAAATTCCAGCTCCTATAACTAAGACATCAAATTCTTGCCGGCTCATTGATTTTCCTTAAAATAATTTATTTCTTTACAAAATAAAAGTGTAATTCATTTTATTTTATAAAAAAATAAAAGCTATAAAAGCTTAAATTTTATGAGTAAAATAGTAACATTTTAAAGCTTTAAAATGCGAGGATTTTCACTGATAAGCTTTTTCATTCCTCTAAAAATTAACAATTTATCATAAATAGCATTGTCAAAAAAATTTGCTAAAAACTGACCATCTCCTCCTGTAAAATATAATTTTTCATTTTTTGCCACATCTTTGATAAGTAAATAAATTCCTTTAAAAACAGCATAGCTTAAGGCATCGCTTGTTTTTTGTGGAAAGGCATCAAAGCTAATTTGTGTGTTAAATTCACTTTTTAAGCGTGGGGATATATGAGCGTAAATTTTTTTATAATTAGCAATTCCGGGCAAAATGAATCCTCCCAAATGAATAAAATTCGACACCAAATCCACAGTAATTGCGCTTCCAGCATCAACAACCACTCCATCGCTTATAGTATAACAAGCCGCGATTCTATCCACGCCAAGC from Campylobacter upsaliensis includes:
- a CDS encoding type III pantothenate kinase, whose protein sequence is MLLCDIGNSSANFLDDNKYFTLNIEQFLEFKSEQKIYYINVNERLKNYLSTQNHFINLEPYFAFDTIYQGLGVDRIAACYTISDGVVVDAGSAITVDLVSNFIHLGGFILPGIANYKKIYAHISPRLKSEFNTQISFDAFPQKTSDALSYAVFKGIYLLIKDVAKNEKLYFTGGDGQFLANFFDNAIYDKLLIFRGMKKLISENPRILKL
- a CDS encoding FAD-dependent oxidoreductase, with translation MSRQEFDVLVIGAGISGAALFYELSRYTDIKNIALIEKYHAPATINSKSTSNSQTIHCGDIETNYTLEKAQKVKRTADMIVKYGLLQNAQNKFMFSHQKMALAVDDTECEYMKGRYEEFKELYPYIKFFDKNKIKQIEPKVALGEDGVSDRRENIVAMGVEAGEVFTTVDFAKMSESLIEEGQKQGKNTLVAFNEEVVHISKENGGFTIRTANFKEYKAKAVVVNAGAHSLYLAHKMGLGLDKSCWPVAGSFYLTKQKLLNGKVYMVQNPKLPFAALHGDPDLMADMNTRFGPTALVIPKLERYKGLKSVPEFFEALKLDRVVLSVSLGMFKDATIRNYILYNYLYELPFINKNLFVRNARKIVPSLKADDIYYAKGFGGVRPQVIDKTKRELMLGEASINEVDGIIFNMTPSPGATSCLGNAERDAKMVCDYLGAKFDEDKFSTELL
- the lgt gene encoding prolipoprotein diacylglyceryl transferase, with translation MKFWQNIYANFDVVAFEFFGFKVHWYGIMYVIALLLALYLAKFFVKKFNLDIDNKHLDNYFIWVELGVILGARLGYILIYDSHTLYYLTHPWQIFNPFDINGEFVGIRGMSYHGAIMGFLLATFLFCKKYKQRLWLYLDVVALSVPLAYVFGRVGNFLNQELFGRVSDVAWGIYVDGLLRHPSQLYEAFLEGVVVFIVVYLFKLRQKFEGELIIIYAGAYSLARFVCEFYREPDFGIGFVVFGLSMGQILSLIMFAAALLFYLFFKKNLMYLKG
- the pyk gene encoding pyruvate kinase; protein product: MLKKTKIVATVGPASESEEVLRQMIINGVNVFRLNFSHGTHEYHKQNLEKIRKVASELNVRIGILQDISGPKIRTGELKEPFDLKKGDRLDFYRSKILGERVDGAHYKLSINQSDILNMLKIGEYVYLYDGSIRAKIVSVNENFIQSVVENDGFLNSNKGINFPNTRINIDVITQKDKRDLLWGIENGVDFLAISFVQNAHDIDEVREILAQNGAKIAIFAKIEKFDAVENIDEIIASSDGIMVARGDLGIEVPYYKVPNIQKSIIQKANNASKPVITATQMLFSLAKAKTATRAEISDVANAVLDGTDAVMLSEESAVGIDPANAVDVMCKTIVEVEKNYPYNKFNRFDYLDDTDKIMQSSTHLAADLNADAIFALTSSGKSAIKIARYRPDIEIIAIAHSEKTLNFLSIVWGVNPAILVNKSDELTKLLKDAVRSSVERGFMSEDKCYILSAGFPTGVEGTSNLIRILKKEQIAYYLR